From a region of the Aeoliella mucimassa genome:
- a CDS encoding PEP-CTERM sorting domain-containing protein — translation MRAYIALLACGLAIAATESAVAVTTTTLTYQQGTDGYSGTVERRIGRAEAEQGDDPVDTVDASFYLDGGPTASDRKDLLIRFENTSIPSGAVILNASLGFTTSSVTSNNVSGGAFNVYSLSSPFGSDETFDSYTGGNGLDGGTAMILGSFDGMTTVETTSYARIDREMQLVANGGTSYGFGVRTDRSGDGWSYHTSVSSAFESRPTLNVTYTMDSGVELQTQNPTVDIFPNGVNADTAGTLINGNSADQYFLDGEDLDNNSYDQPYLVQFGGLDLSEYDEIVQAELVLVTGFSNGASDSPGPFTVHQIMQPWDENTTYESLDSDSDASSNETQELIDGGFIAEEAQSIIDMNDTEVLYIDVQSIVENWRAGDANYGLYIASGGTGNGWQIFTSGATEAGFQPELRVVGRQVPEPGSIALAVLGIVGLLAARRR, via the coding sequence ATGAGAGCTTATATCGCTTTGCTAGCCTGCGGGCTGGCAATCGCCGCGACGGAAAGCGCCGTGGCTGTCACCACGACCACGCTGACGTACCAGCAAGGTACCGATGGGTACAGCGGAACCGTCGAACGCCGCATTGGCCGTGCCGAAGCAGAACAGGGCGACGACCCTGTCGACACCGTCGACGCGAGCTTCTATCTCGACGGTGGCCCCACCGCCTCGGATCGCAAGGACCTGCTGATTCGCTTCGAAAACACCTCGATCCCCAGTGGTGCGGTGATCTTGAATGCTAGCCTCGGATTCACCACGAGCAGTGTCACCTCCAACAATGTCTCGGGTGGTGCATTCAACGTTTACTCGTTGAGCTCCCCTTTCGGTTCCGATGAGACCTTCGACAGCTACACCGGCGGCAACGGCCTCGATGGCGGTACTGCCATGATCCTGGGCAGCTTCGATGGCATGACCACCGTCGAAACCACCTCCTACGCCCGCATTGATCGCGAAATGCAACTTGTCGCCAACGGCGGCACCTCCTACGGCTTTGGTGTTCGCACCGACCGCAGCGGCGACGGCTGGAGCTACCACACCTCGGTGAGCAGCGCCTTCGAAAGTCGTCCCACGCTGAACGTGACTTACACCATGGACTCGGGCGTGGAACTGCAAACGCAGAATCCCACGGTCGATATCTTCCCGAACGGCGTGAATGCCGACACGGCTGGCACGCTGATCAATGGCAACAGTGCCGATCAATACTTCCTCGATGGCGAAGACCTGGATAACAACTCCTACGATCAACCTTACCTAGTTCAGTTCGGTGGTCTCGACTTGAGTGAGTACGACGAAATCGTTCAGGCCGAGCTGGTACTCGTTACCGGTTTTTCCAATGGTGCTTCGGATTCTCCCGGACCGTTCACGGTGCACCAAATCATGCAACCGTGGGACGAGAACACCACCTACGAAAGCCTCGACAGCGACTCGGACGCTAGCTCGAACGAAACTCAAGAGCTGATCGATGGTGGCTTCATTGCTGAAGAGGCCCAATCGATCATCGACATGAACGATACCGAAGTGCTGTACATCGACGTGCAATCGATCGTCGAAAACTGGCGAGCTGGCGATGCCAACTACGGCCTGTACATTGCTTCTGGTGGCACCGGCAACGGCTGGCAAATCTTCACCAGCGGTGCTACCGAAGCTGGCTTCCAGCCCGAGCTTCGTGTGGTTGGTCGCCAAGTTCCTGAGCCAGGCAGCATCGCCCTGGCGGTACTCGGCATAGTTGGCCTGCTGGCTGCTCGACGCCGCTAG
- the cutA gene encoding divalent-cation tolerance protein CutA, translated as MCWISKLSSPRTRERSPDVQSQTNLRAQAGLPLQSIETVRHPGDPPMQPYVQITTTTGDHAVAEKIAVELVDHRLVACAQISGPVRSVYRWQGKVEFAEEFVVHMKTTGEHIESVKRVITELHPYDVPEIIVVPIVDGSREYLLWLDEETRPGDE; from the coding sequence GTGTGCTGGATATCCAAACTTAGTTCGCCGCGAACTCGCGAGCGGAGCCCCGACGTGCAATCGCAAACGAACCTCCGCGCACAGGCGGGGCTTCCGCTACAATCGATAGAAACCGTTCGCCATCCTGGGGATCCACCGATGCAACCGTACGTGCAAATCACCACTACCACCGGCGACCATGCGGTGGCCGAAAAGATTGCGGTCGAGCTGGTCGACCACCGGCTCGTCGCCTGTGCTCAGATCAGCGGCCCTGTGCGAAGCGTCTACCGCTGGCAAGGCAAAGTCGAGTTTGCGGAAGAGTTCGTGGTGCACATGAAGACCACTGGCGAGCACATCGAGTCGGTCAAACGCGTGATTACCGAACTCCACCCGTACGACGTGCCGGAGATCATCGTGGTGCCGATCGTCGACGGTAGCCGTGAGTACCTGTTGTGGCTAGACGAAGAGACCCGCCCTGGTGACGAGTGA
- a CDS encoding glycosyltransferase gives MSSQPPTLQLYPPPPSPPAAPAIPEIRVPVVDDPVLLPIHPLTTVQVLHVINGEHYSGAERVQDLLAVRLPDEGVKADLVAIKPGKFGEVRRSSSRLTLLPMRGRFDLRVVGKLKQLVRRHQYQVLHAHTPRTALVTAMVARSLGLPWVYHVHSPVSRDSERRWQNWINTKVERFCLSSASRVVVVSPSLESYMHEQGVSEERIVCIPNGVPATDIQRPAVPVASPMVVGMVALFRPRKGTEVLLEGIHRARNEGKDLRLRLIGGFETPEYEQQIRQLVDKLDLGQHVEFTGFTSAVAEELATLDIMALPSLYGEGLPMVVLEAMAAGVPVVASRVEGATAAIQHLKTGMLVEPNNPEQLAQTLAAFANNHIDHSTMAAAAMARHAEYYSDVTMARGMAALYREVLAEARV, from the coding sequence ATGTCGAGCCAACCTCCTACCTTACAGCTCTACCCTCCCCCGCCGAGCCCCCCCGCTGCGCCCGCGATTCCTGAAATCCGCGTTCCGGTTGTCGACGACCCGGTGCTGCTGCCGATCCATCCGCTTACCACCGTGCAGGTGCTGCACGTGATCAATGGCGAGCACTACTCGGGTGCTGAACGGGTGCAGGACCTGCTGGCAGTGCGACTGCCGGACGAAGGAGTAAAAGCCGATCTGGTTGCCATCAAGCCTGGCAAGTTTGGCGAGGTGCGTCGTTCGAGTTCGCGACTTACGCTGCTGCCGATGCGGGGCCGATTCGACCTGCGTGTGGTCGGCAAGCTTAAGCAACTGGTGCGCCGCCATCAGTACCAAGTGCTCCACGCCCATACGCCGCGGACCGCGCTGGTGACCGCCATGGTCGCTCGCAGCCTGGGCCTGCCTTGGGTGTATCACGTTCACAGTCCGGTGTCGCGCGATAGCGAACGTCGCTGGCAAAACTGGATCAATACCAAAGTCGAACGCTTCTGCTTGTCGAGTGCCTCGCGGGTGGTGGTGGTTTCGCCGTCGCTCGAGTCGTACATGCACGAGCAAGGGGTCAGCGAAGAGCGAATCGTCTGCATTCCTAACGGGGTGCCAGCGACCGACATCCAGCGGCCTGCGGTGCCGGTGGCATCGCCGATGGTGGTCGGCATGGTCGCCTTGTTCCGCCCCCGCAAAGGAACCGAGGTGCTGCTCGAGGGCATCCACCGCGCCCGTAACGAAGGCAAGGACCTGCGACTGCGGCTGATCGGTGGGTTCGAGACTCCCGAGTACGAACAGCAAATTCGTCAGCTGGTCGACAAGCTCGACCTTGGCCAGCACGTCGAGTTCACTGGATTCACCAGCGCGGTCGCCGAAGAGCTGGCGACGCTCGATATCATGGCGCTGCCGAGCTTGTATGGCGAAGGGCTGCCGATGGTTGTGCTCGAAGCCATGGCGGCCGGCGTGCCGGTGGTTGCCTCGCGGGTGGAAGGTGCCACCGCGGCGATTCAACACCTGAAGACCGGCATGCTCGTCGAACCAAACAACCCCGAGCAGTTGGCCCAGACGCTGGCCGCGTTCGCCAACAATCACATCGACCACTCGACGATGGCTGCCGCGGCGATGGCTCGCCATGCGGAGTACTACTCCGACGTCACCATGGCCCGCGGCATGGCTGCCCTCTATCGCGAAGTGCTCGCAGAAGCACGCGTGTAG
- a CDS encoding 6-phosphofructokinase encodes MSKRIGILTSGGDCPGLNAVIRGTAKSCDQLGYDCIGFLKGYEGLYDPVQYVPITPKNTKGILSQGGTILGSTNKGRFAAVKGVNNRVEIEQHLIEGVKKTIEQLDIDGLICVGGDGSLAIAQQFHENGIPVVGVPKTIDNDLSATAFTFGFDSAIECATDALDRLHTTAASHERIMVLEVMGRHAGWIALHAGIAGGGDVILIPEIPWKFEHICHKILHRESQGKKFTLVVVAEGAHMPDGNMVGQEVSGQQLKLGGIGRAVTDEIERRLHRETRLCVLGHLQRGGAPTTFDRALATQFGAHAVRMVVEGRFGEMLCYRPPEMTSVPISEAVSRIRQVDPDGPMVQAARALGLSFGDRPADELSIGVFDKNVCYIHSRPEGEELLADTEAAVEAALS; translated from the coding sequence ATGTCGAAGCGTATTGGCATTCTCACCAGCGGCGGCGATTGCCCCGGTCTCAACGCGGTGATTCGCGGCACTGCGAAAAGCTGCGACCAGCTGGGATACGACTGCATTGGATTCCTCAAGGGATACGAAGGTCTCTACGACCCGGTGCAATACGTGCCGATCACGCCGAAGAACACCAAAGGCATCCTGAGCCAAGGCGGCACGATTCTCGGCTCGACGAACAAAGGTCGCTTCGCAGCGGTCAAAGGGGTAAACAACCGAGTCGAAATCGAACAGCACCTGATCGAAGGGGTGAAGAAAACCATCGAACAGCTCGACATCGACGGACTCATTTGCGTCGGCGGCGATGGCTCGCTGGCCATTGCCCAACAGTTCCACGAAAATGGCATCCCCGTGGTCGGCGTGCCGAAGACCATCGACAACGACCTGTCGGCCACCGCGTTTACGTTCGGATTCGACAGCGCGATTGAGTGCGCAACCGACGCCCTCGACCGCCTGCACACCACGGCCGCCAGTCACGAGCGGATCATGGTGCTCGAAGTGATGGGTCGCCATGCGGGCTGGATTGCCTTGCACGCTGGCATCGCCGGCGGCGGCGACGTGATCCTCATTCCAGAGATCCCTTGGAAGTTCGAGCACATTTGCCACAAGATCCTGCACCGCGAGAGCCAAGGCAAGAAGTTCACCCTGGTCGTCGTGGCCGAAGGTGCACACATGCCCGACGGCAACATGGTCGGCCAGGAAGTCAGCGGCCAGCAGCTCAAACTCGGCGGCATCGGCCGCGCGGTGACCGACGAAATCGAACGCCGGCTCCATCGCGAAACCCGACTCTGCGTGCTCGGTCACCTGCAACGCGGCGGTGCGCCCACCACGTTCGATCGTGCACTGGCCACCCAGTTCGGCGCCCATGCGGTTCGCATGGTGGTCGAAGGTCGCTTCGGCGAGATGCTCTGCTATCGCCCACCAGAGATGACCAGCGTGCCGATTTCCGAAGCGGTCAGCCGGATCCGCCAGGTCGACCCCGACGGGCCGATGGTGCAAGCAGCCCGGGCGCTGGGACTGAGCTTCGGCGACCGCCCGGCCGACGAGCTTTCGATCGGCGTATTCGACAAAAACGTCTGTTATATCCATAGTCGCCCCGAGGGAGAGGAGCTGCTTGCGGATACCGAAGCTGCCGTGGAAGCGGCATTGTCGTAA
- a CDS encoding DUF6807 family protein: protein MNITTPFRSSALAALSLALLATLIPTAAQAGDSAYTWADNEEKHECELTLNGSPLVRYMYAPIDESNGERRAETYKPYLHVFSPDGSKIITKGPGGLFPHHRGIFYGFNRITYGDGKKCDTWHCHGKAFTEHERFSMMESYPTSGAIESVVYWHGQEGEVFATEERTMQVGQVDGMTQIDFVSTLTPAKNIDKIHLDGDPQHAGVQFRASQKVPDETAKQTYYLRPDGKGKEGETRNWDQNKPDSDESKLCIDLPWHAVCFVLDGERYTVVRCNHPENPKPARYSERDYARFGSYFATDVTPEKPLTVKYRFVVKQGELTVDECKAICDGFVAAE, encoded by the coding sequence ATGAACATCACTACCCCTTTCCGATCGTCGGCGCTTGCGGCCTTGAGCCTCGCGCTGTTGGCAACACTAATCCCCACTGCTGCCCAGGCGGGCGACTCCGCTTACACTTGGGCCGATAACGAGGAGAAGCACGAGTGCGAACTCACGCTCAACGGCAGTCCGCTTGTGCGATACATGTACGCTCCCATCGACGAGTCGAACGGCGAGCGTCGCGCGGAAACCTATAAGCCTTACCTGCACGTGTTCAGCCCCGATGGATCGAAGATCATCACCAAGGGCCCTGGCGGATTATTCCCCCACCACCGCGGCATCTTCTACGGCTTCAATCGCATCACCTACGGCGACGGCAAGAAGTGCGACACCTGGCACTGCCATGGCAAGGCTTTCACTGAGCACGAACGATTCTCGATGATGGAATCGTATCCCACGAGCGGTGCAATTGAATCCGTCGTCTACTGGCACGGGCAAGAAGGCGAAGTCTTCGCTACCGAAGAACGGACCATGCAAGTCGGTCAGGTCGACGGCATGACTCAAATCGATTTTGTCTCCACGCTCACCCCAGCGAAGAACATCGACAAGATCCACCTCGATGGCGACCCGCAGCACGCCGGCGTGCAGTTCCGTGCTTCGCAAAAGGTGCCGGACGAAACCGCCAAGCAAACCTATTACCTGCGCCCCGATGGCAAAGGCAAAGAGGGCGAGACCCGCAACTGGGATCAGAACAAGCCCGACTCGGATGAGAGCAAACTGTGCATCGACCTGCCCTGGCACGCGGTCTGCTTCGTGCTCGATGGCGAGCGATACACCGTGGTTCGCTGCAACCACCCCGAGAATCCCAAGCCGGCCCGCTATAGCGAACGCGACTACGCCCGCTTCGGTTCGTACTTCGCGACCGACGTCACGCCCGAAAAGCCGCTGACCGTGAAGTACCGCTTCGTCGTCAAGCAAGGCGAGCTGACCGTCGACGAGTGCAAGGCGATCTGCGACGGATTTGTCGCTGCCGAGTAA
- the mutS gene encoding DNA mismatch repair protein MutS: MALSPMMQQYHQAKEVAGDALLLFRMGDFYELFYDDAKVAARVLGLSLTSRDKGENPVAMAGFPHHQLDQYLAKIIASGHRAAICDQMEDPKQAKGIVKREITRIVSRGTVTDDSLLDPAASNYLAALITDGDAQQVGLAWVDLSTGAFQAAALPVRDVVDQLARIAPTEIVVSDEQRAELPAEWLTGRQSTSRPAWAFNQQQAAERLAQHFGTQRLDGFGFDHESATDRLSLAAAGAVLEYLTETQKADLSHIASLVPLRQAESLEIDAATWRSLEVTRTLRDGSREGTLLGVLDRTVTPMGARRLGSWLAHPLVDAEKIDERLDAVAELVEHPQLTSAVRDVLKGIYDIQRLAARVTTGRAGPRDLSFVGRTLAALPALKAKLTGRASKLLAAIEEQVDLCPELRSKLEAMLEEACPLLAREGGFIRPGADSRLDELRELMSGGKQWMANYQTAEIERTGIPSMKVGFNKVFGYYLEVTHAHRDKVPAEYIRKQTLKNAERFITPELKEYEEKVLSAEERVQDLEMQLFTELRELTLRHVPRLLSTAECLADLDALASLAEVARARDYVRPEIADAPVLEIEAGRHPVVEATEAAGTFVPNDTVCGGVAPSTRAADESQPTAASPQILLITGPNMAGKSTYIRQTALIVLMAQIGSFVPARKARIGVADRLFARVGASDELARGQSTFMVEMTEAARILNTASERSLVVLDEIGRGTSTYDGLSLAWSIVEYLHHQIGCRTLFATHYHELTELADQLPGVANRNVMVREHFGKIVFLHQIVEGSADRSYGIHVAQLAGVPRAVSERAEEILAELEQSGHRLDTPHAEVSPPHTQTAPSQKVGMQLTLFETAEHPVVEKIRELDLNNMTPLQALAAMDALKKDL; the protein is encoded by the coding sequence ATGGCCCTCAGTCCGATGATGCAGCAGTACCACCAGGCCAAGGAAGTGGCCGGCGATGCGCTTTTGCTGTTTCGCATGGGCGACTTTTACGAGTTGTTTTACGACGATGCCAAGGTAGCCGCCCGCGTGCTGGGGCTATCGCTTACGAGCCGCGACAAAGGGGAAAACCCGGTCGCGATGGCCGGTTTTCCTCATCATCAGCTCGATCAGTACCTGGCCAAAATCATTGCCTCGGGGCACCGAGCCGCAATCTGCGATCAGATGGAGGATCCGAAGCAGGCTAAAGGCATCGTGAAGCGCGAGATCACCCGCATCGTGAGCCGCGGCACCGTGACCGACGACTCGCTGCTCGATCCCGCGGCCAGCAACTACCTGGCGGCCCTCATCACCGATGGCGACGCGCAACAGGTCGGCCTGGCGTGGGTCGACCTTTCGACGGGAGCCTTCCAGGCGGCCGCCCTGCCGGTGCGGGATGTGGTCGACCAGCTCGCCCGCATCGCGCCGACCGAGATCGTGGTGAGCGACGAACAGCGGGCCGAGCTCCCCGCCGAATGGCTTACCGGCCGACAGTCGACCTCGCGCCCGGCGTGGGCGTTCAATCAACAGCAAGCAGCCGAGCGACTGGCTCAGCACTTCGGCACTCAGCGGCTCGACGGGTTTGGCTTCGATCACGAGTCGGCGACCGATCGACTGTCGCTGGCCGCCGCGGGAGCGGTGCTCGAGTACCTTACCGAAACCCAAAAGGCCGACCTGTCGCACATCGCGTCGCTGGTGCCGCTGCGTCAGGCCGAGTCGCTGGAAATCGACGCGGCCACCTGGCGCAGCCTGGAAGTCACTCGCACCCTCCGCGATGGCAGCCGCGAGGGTACCTTGCTCGGCGTGCTCGACCGCACGGTCACCCCGATGGGGGCCCGCCGGCTCGGTAGCTGGCTCGCCCACCCGCTGGTCGATGCCGAGAAGATCGACGAGCGACTCGACGCAGTAGCCGAGTTGGTAGAGCATCCGCAGCTCACCTCGGCAGTGCGGGACGTGCTCAAGGGCATCTACGACATTCAGCGACTCGCCGCGCGGGTAACCACCGGACGCGCCGGCCCTCGCGACCTGTCGTTCGTCGGTCGCACGCTGGCCGCGCTTCCCGCGCTCAAAGCCAAGCTGACCGGCCGGGCGAGCAAGCTGCTGGCCGCGATTGAGGAGCAGGTCGACCTCTGCCCCGAACTGCGGAGCAAGCTCGAAGCGATGCTCGAGGAAGCCTGCCCGCTGCTGGCCCGCGAGGGTGGCTTCATCCGCCCGGGGGCTGACAGCCGGCTCGACGAGCTCCGCGAACTCATGAGCGGCGGCAAGCAATGGATGGCCAACTACCAGACCGCCGAGATCGAGCGGACCGGCATCCCCAGCATGAAGGTCGGCTTCAACAAGGTGTTCGGCTACTACTTGGAGGTCACCCACGCCCATCGCGACAAGGTGCCGGCCGAGTACATCCGCAAGCAGACGCTCAAAAACGCCGAGCGGTTCATCACGCCCGAGCTGAAAGAGTACGAAGAAAAGGTGCTGAGCGCCGAAGAGCGGGTGCAGGACCTTGAGATGCAGCTGTTCACCGAACTCCGCGAGCTGACGCTGCGTCATGTTCCGCGGCTGCTGTCCACGGCCGAGTGCTTGGCTGATCTCGATGCCCTCGCGAGCCTGGCCGAGGTGGCCCGCGCCCGCGACTACGTGCGTCCCGAGATTGCCGACGCGCCGGTGCTGGAGATCGAAGCAGGCCGGCATCCGGTGGTCGAAGCCACCGAAGCAGCCGGCACGTTCGTGCCGAACGATACCGTCTGCGGGGGAGTGGCCCCATCCACGCGAGCCGCCGACGAGTCGCAACCCACCGCCGCGAGTCCGCAGATCCTCCTCATCACGGGTCCCAACATGGCGGGTAAGAGTACTTACATTCGCCAGACCGCGTTGATCGTGCTGATGGCCCAGATCGGCAGCTTCGTCCCCGCCCGTAAGGCGCGGATCGGGGTCGCCGACCGGTTGTTCGCCCGCGTCGGTGCAAGCGACGAGCTGGCCCGCGGGCAGAGTACCTTCATGGTCGAGATGACCGAAGCGGCCCGCATTCTCAACACCGCCAGCGAACGCAGCCTGGTGGTGCTCGACGAAATCGGCCGCGGCACCAGCACCTACGACGGGCTGTCGCTCGCCTGGAGCATCGTGGAGTACCTGCATCACCAGATTGGTTGCCGCACGCTGTTTGCGACGCACTACCATGAGCTCACGGAGCTTGCCGACCAGCTGCCCGGCGTTGCGAATCGCAACGTGATGGTTCGCGAGCATTTCGGGAAGATCGTGTTTTTGCACCAAATCGTCGAAGGCTCCGCGGATCGCAGCTACGGGATCCATGTCGCCCAACTGGCCGGCGTTCCGCGGGCAGTAAGCGAGCGGGCGGAGGAGATTCTCGCCGAACTCGAACAGTCGGGCCACCGCCTCGACACGCCACACGCCGAAGTGTCGCCCCCGCACACGCAGACCGCCCCCAGCCAAAAGGTCGGCATGCAGCTCACGCTGTTCGAGACCGCCGAACACCCCGTGGTCGAAAAGATCCGCGAGCTCGATCTCAACAATATGACCCCATTGCAAGCCCTGGCAGCCATGGACGCGCTGAAGAAGGATTTGTAA
- a CDS encoding MarC family protein — protein MIAIGLMLFLIMDPFGNMIVVNSLVSDLPRWQQALVILREGAIAMGILILIAIFGSAMLDTLGLEEASLQLSGGIVLFLIALGMLFPSRRVLDEETTDTPLVVPIAMPLIAGPSAISMVILFSKHHAMPTVIGGIALATISSTLLLAACSLVYHLLGRRGSIALERLMGLLLIMIAVQMLLDGVDAFINARLQAAEAVNISWRPFAAYGPST, from the coding sequence ATGATTGCCATTGGTTTGATGTTGTTTCTGATTATGGACCCCTTTGGCAACATGATTGTTGTCAATTCGCTGGTGTCCGATCTCCCTCGCTGGCAGCAGGCGCTAGTGATTCTGCGCGAGGGTGCCATCGCCATGGGCATTCTCATCCTGATTGCGATATTCGGCAGTGCGATGCTCGACACTCTGGGCCTCGAGGAGGCCTCGCTGCAACTCTCCGGCGGGATCGTACTGTTCCTGATCGCCTTGGGAATGCTGTTTCCCTCCCGGCGCGTGCTCGACGAAGAGACCACCGACACCCCGTTGGTGGTGCCGATTGCGATGCCGCTGATTGCGGGGCCAAGCGCGATTTCGATGGTGATTCTATTCAGCAAGCACCACGCGATGCCAACCGTAATCGGTGGCATCGCGCTGGCGACGATCTCGTCGACCTTGCTGCTGGCCGCCTGCTCGCTGGTGTATCACCTGCTCGGGCGGCGCGGTTCCATTGCTCTCGAACGGCTAATGGGCCTACTGCTCATCATGATTGCCGTTCAGATGCTGCTCGACGGAGTCGATGCGTTTATTAACGCACGACTCCAAGCAGCCGAGGCCGTCAACATCAGTTGGCGGCCGTTTGCGGCTTACGGCCCTTCGACTTGA